One genomic region from Halobacteriovorax sp. HLS encodes:
- a CDS encoding DUF309 domain-containing protein yields the protein MNKNYHYGQFTPEHLNLLKLGITLYNEDKFWECHEEVEDLWLADYGDNARYVYWVIIQVATSLYHYLDGNLNGAEGMIRKAKRKLDTCEKLKVETDLLYSYLDWEELKRIVRKIPENSSIDDYNELYNFKFKNPAKWKIHETTN from the coding sequence ATGAATAAAAACTATCACTACGGTCAATTTACTCCAGAACACCTCAACTTACTGAAATTAGGCATAACTCTTTATAATGAAGATAAATTTTGGGAATGTCATGAAGAGGTGGAAGATTTATGGTTAGCTGACTATGGAGATAATGCGCGCTACGTCTATTGGGTTATTATACAGGTGGCCACATCACTGTATCATTACTTAGATGGAAATCTTAATGGTGCGGAGGGAATGATTCGCAAGGCCAAGAGAAAGTTAGACACTTGTGAAAAGCTAAAAGTTGAAACAGATCTCCTATATAGCTACTTGGATTGGGAAGAATTAAAGAGAATTGTGAGAAAAATTCCTGAAAATAGTTCAATAGACGATTATAATGAACTCTATAATTTTAAATTTAAAAATCCGGCCAAATGGAAAATACATGAAACAACCAATTAA